A genomic segment from Ramlibacter agri encodes:
- a CDS encoding ABC transporter ATP-binding protein has translation MSPDTSSAPLLELRQLSVDIGQGASAVRVVRDVSLTVRRGEAVALVGESGSGKSMTAFAVMRLFPTPQARVAGGQVLLAGEDLTALDAAALRQVRGARVGMVFQDPTSYLDPLVQVGKQIAEPLRAHGRTEGLQARVVELLDLMELPRAAQVARQYPHELSGGMRQRVLIAAALALQPALLIADEPTTALDVTVQSGILKLLVRLRRELQLGILLITHDLGVVAETCQQVNVMYAGEIVERRPVVPLFEQPLHPYTQGLLGSMLSPASRAHALFSIPGGVPAAGRWPTGCRFHPRCPIAQPGVCDVVEPQLVQRLGGEDRCHFGGEPVALHAWEKQE, from the coding sequence ATGAGCCCCGACACTTCCTCCGCGCCGCTGCTGGAGCTGCGCCAGCTGTCGGTCGACATCGGGCAGGGCGCGAGCGCCGTGCGCGTGGTGCGCGACGTCTCGCTGACCGTGCGGCGCGGCGAGGCCGTGGCGCTGGTCGGTGAGTCGGGCTCGGGCAAGTCGATGACGGCCTTCGCGGTGATGCGGCTCTTCCCCACGCCGCAGGCGCGCGTGGCCGGCGGCCAGGTGCTGCTGGCAGGCGAGGACCTGACCGCGCTGGACGCCGCGGCGCTGCGCCAGGTGCGCGGCGCGCGCGTGGGTATGGTGTTCCAGGATCCGACCAGCTACCTCGATCCGCTGGTGCAAGTGGGCAAGCAGATCGCCGAGCCGCTGCGCGCCCACGGCCGCACCGAAGGCCTGCAGGCGCGCGTCGTGGAACTGCTGGACCTGATGGAGTTGCCGCGCGCCGCGCAGGTGGCCAGGCAGTATCCGCACGAATTGAGCGGCGGCATGCGCCAGCGCGTGCTGATCGCCGCGGCGCTGGCGCTGCAACCGGCGCTGCTGATCGCCGACGAGCCGACGACGGCGCTCGACGTCACGGTGCAGTCCGGCATCCTGAAGCTGCTGGTGCGGCTGCGGCGCGAGCTGCAGCTGGGCATCCTGCTGATCACGCACGACCTGGGCGTGGTGGCCGAAACCTGCCAGCAGGTGAACGTGATGTACGCGGGCGAGATCGTCGAGCGGCGGCCGGTCGTGCCCTTGTTCGAGCAGCCGTTGCATCCTTACACGCAAGGCCTTCTTGGCAGCATGCTGAGCCCCGCCTCGCGGGCCCATGCGCTGTTCTCGATCCCCGGCGGCGTGCCGGCCGCGGGCCGCTGGCCCACGGGCTGCCGCTTCCATCCGCGCTGCCCCATCGCGCAGCCCGGCGTGTGTGACGTCGTCGAGCCGCAGCTGGTGCAGCGCCTGGGCGGCGAAGACCGCTGCCACTTCGGCGGCGAGCCTGTTGCCTTGCACGCGTGGGAGAAGCAGGAATGA